One genomic segment of Bacillus oleivorans includes these proteins:
- a CDS encoding anti-sigma factor, with protein MSKLGKCPEKFVEYMHEYLDDELSSAHEAELRQHLQTCEECQKHFHELKKTIALVQSTAHIQAPSGFTANVMSRLPKENKMIGIQRWFRAHPLLTAASLFILLMMGSLASSFKGNDDFSVTNHSNIVVNNNTVIVPEGETVKGDIVVRNGEIRIEGKVEGNVTVINGQQYLASAGQVTGQIKEINEAFSWIWFQIKNTFFNVVEAF; from the coding sequence GTGAGTAAATTGGGAAAGTGCCCAGAAAAGTTCGTCGAATACATGCACGAATATCTCGATGATGAACTATCTAGTGCTCATGAGGCTGAATTAAGACAACACTTACAAACTTGTGAAGAGTGCCAGAAGCACTTTCATGAATTGAAGAAAACAATAGCCCTAGTCCAAAGCACTGCACATATACAGGCTCCAAGTGGATTTACGGCAAATGTAATGAGCCGCCTGCCGAAAGAAAATAAAATGATTGGAATTCAGCGCTGGTTCCGAGCGCATCCGCTCTTAACAGCAGCATCTCTATTTATTTTATTAATGATGGGGAGTTTGGCATCCTCATTTAAGGGAAATGATGATTTCTCCGTAACGAACCATTCAAATATAGTGGTCAATAATAATACAGTGATCGTTCCTGAAGGCGAGACTGTAAAAGGTGATATTGTTGTAAGAAATGGTGAGATTCGAATCGAAGGGAAAGTCGAAGGAAATGTTACCGTGATAAACGGGCAACAATATTTAGCTTCAGCCGGGCAAGTAACGGGTCAAATTAAAGAAATTAATGAAGCTTTTTCGTGGATTTGGTTTCAAATAAAAAATACCTTTTTCAATGTCGTTGAAGCATTTTAA
- the sigW gene encoding RNA polymerase sigma factor SigW, with product MEVLVKQRIKQVLKGDQNAYGEIVELYKDKVFQLCYRILGNRHEAEDIAQEAFIRAYVNIRKFNPTRKFSTWLYRIATNLCIDRIRKKKPDYYLDAEVPGTEGLTMYSQVAIDTRMPEEEVESLELQEAIQSEILKLPEKYRSVIVLKYIEELPLQEISDILEIPLGTVKTRIHRGREALRKQLRNV from the coding sequence ATGGAAGTACTAGTCAAACAACGAATAAAACAAGTTCTTAAAGGCGATCAAAATGCTTATGGAGAGATTGTAGAACTTTACAAAGATAAAGTATTTCAGCTTTGTTATCGGATCTTGGGCAACCGGCATGAAGCTGAGGATATCGCACAAGAGGCTTTTATTCGAGCATATGTTAATATTCGAAAGTTTAATCCAACCAGGAAATTTTCAACCTGGCTTTACCGGATTGCTACAAATTTATGCATTGACCGAATTCGGAAAAAGAAGCCTGACTACTATTTGGATGCAGAGGTACCGGGGACTGAAGGTCTCACCATGTACTCTCAGGTTGCGATTGATACCAGGATGCCTGAAGAAGAGGTTGAAAGCTTGGAGCTGCAGGAAGCGATTCAAAGCGAAATTCTAAAATTACCAGAGAAATACCGATCGGTGATTGTGCTAAAGTATATTGAAGAACTGCCGCTGCAAGAGATTAGTGATATTTTGGAGATCCCATTAGGAACGGTGAAAACGAGAATTCACCGCGGACGTGAGGCACTCCGGAAACAATTGCGGAATGTTTAA
- the rocF gene encoding arginase, with protein sequence MNKKIAIIGVPMDMGQQRRGVDMGPSAIRYAGVVERLEELGYEIEDVGDLEIGKREKTIIERSNLRNLKAVLEANELLHERVSDVMKKGMFPLVLGGDHSIAMGTLAGVAEHFQNLGVIWYDAHGDLNTEETSPSGNIHGMPLAVSLGMGHPSLTNIGGYSPKLKPENVVIIGARALDEGEKELIKKVGIKTYTMHEVDRLGMTTVMEETIAYLKERTDGVHLSLDLDGLDPDHAPGVGTPVAGGLTYRESHLAMEMLAESGIITSAEFVEVNPILDEKNRTAQVAVALMGSLFGEKLL encoded by the coding sequence ATGAACAAGAAAATTGCCATTATCGGGGTACCAATGGACATGGGACAGCAGCGGCGCGGCGTAGATATGGGTCCAAGTGCGATCCGCTATGCTGGGGTTGTAGAAAGGTTAGAAGAGTTAGGGTATGAAATAGAGGATGTTGGGGATCTGGAGATCGGAAAAAGAGAGAAGACGATAATCGAAAGGTCCAATTTACGAAACCTAAAAGCTGTACTTGAAGCTAATGAGCTATTACATGAAAGAGTATCTGACGTAATGAAAAAGGGTATGTTCCCCCTTGTATTAGGCGGTGACCACAGTATAGCGATGGGTACTTTAGCTGGGGTTGCGGAACATTTTCAAAACTTAGGAGTCATTTGGTATGACGCGCACGGTGATTTGAATACAGAAGAAACCTCACCGTCCGGGAATATACATGGTATGCCTTTAGCGGTTAGCTTAGGAATGGGTCACCCCTCTTTAACGAATATCGGCGGCTATTCTCCAAAATTGAAACCAGAAAATGTGGTTATTATCGGAGCAAGGGCACTGGATGAAGGGGAAAAAGAATTAATAAAAAAAGTCGGTATTAAGACGTACACGATGCATGAGGTAGACCGTTTAGGGATGACAACGGTCATGGAAGAGACGATTGCCTATCTAAAAGAACGGACAGATGGAGTTCACTTGTCATTGGATCTCGATGGACTGGATCCTGATCATGCGCCTGGTGTTGGAACACCAGTAGCAGGCGGATTGACATACAGAGAGAGTCACTTAGCCATGGAAATGCTGGCTGAATCAGGAATTATTACGTCAGCTGAATTTGTGGAAGTGAATCCTATTTTAGATGAAAAAAATAGAACGGCACAGGTAGCTGTTGCTTTAATGGGTTCATTATTTGGGGAAAAACTGCTTTAA